The Candidatus Methanosuratincola sp. genome window below encodes:
- a CDS encoding ORC1-type DNA replication protein: MTDPLDSLFSRVLSAKIFANREMMRPDYIPNDLPHREGQIIRLAEILAPSLKGSRPSNIFIYGVPGTGKTAVTKYVLKKVEEEGRKIGVSLGIAYINCKQDDTNYRVLADLCESAGERIPFTGLSTSEVLRRFVKLVDSSERMIFAVLDEVDALVKKTGDQALYDLTRINQWLSKTRIAIVGITNDLKFMEYLDPRVRSSLGEEELVFPPYDASELEDILSRRAALAFNKNAIERSVIKLCAALAAKEHGDARRALDLLRISGEIAERNGDAKVTEEHVRMAQREIEKDRVVEVIRTMPFHSKLLILSLNLLGKGGPKGRSTGELYDFYCTVAKNLGLEPLTQRRISDLINELDMLGIANAKVVSKGRYGRTKVVSLSVSAKNLKEALQDDARLGPLVGR; this comes from the coding sequence ATGACGGACCCGCTGGACAGCCTTTTCAGCAGAGTGCTGAGCGCAAAGATCTTTGCCAACAGAGAGATGATGAGGCCGGACTATATTCCGAACGACCTGCCCCATAGGGAGGGGCAGATAATCAGGCTCGCGGAGATCCTCGCACCATCTCTGAAGGGGTCTAGACCGTCCAACATATTCATCTACGGAGTCCCGGGGACCGGAAAGACGGCGGTCACAAAGTATGTTCTGAAGAAGGTCGAGGAGGAGGGAAGGAAGATAGGGGTCAGCCTGGGGATTGCATACATAAATTGCAAGCAGGATGACACGAACTACAGGGTCTTGGCCGACCTTTGTGAGTCCGCAGGTGAGAGGATCCCGTTTACAGGACTCTCGACCTCAGAGGTGCTCAGGAGGTTCGTGAAACTTGTCGACTCGTCAGAGAGGATGATCTTCGCGGTACTGGACGAGGTGGACGCGCTCGTAAAGAAGACGGGAGACCAGGCCCTCTACGACCTGACGAGGATAAACCAGTGGCTGAGCAAGACCAGAATCGCAATAGTCGGAATAACGAACGACCTCAAGTTCATGGAGTACCTAGACCCGAGGGTTAGGAGCAGCCTCGGCGAGGAGGAGCTCGTCTTCCCCCCGTATGACGCCTCGGAGCTCGAGGACATACTCAGCAGGAGGGCGGCGCTCGCGTTCAACAAGAATGCAATAGAGAGGAGCGTGATCAAGCTCTGCGCAGCGCTGGCCGCGAAGGAGCACGGCGACGCCAGGAGGGCGCTGGATCTCCTCCGCATCTCAGGCGAGATAGCGGAGAGGAACGGCGATGCCAAAGTCACCGAGGAGCACGTGAGGATGGCCCAGAGGGAGATTGAGAAGGACAGGGTCGTCGAAGTCATCAGGACGATGCCCTTCCACTCGAAGCTCCTGATCCTGAGCCTCAACCTTCTGGGCAAGGGGGGTCCAAAGGGCCGTTCCACGGGGGAGCTCTACGACTTCTATTGCACGGTCGCCAAGAACCTGGGGCTCGAACCGCTCACCCAGAGAAGGATCAGCGACCTGATCAACGAGCTCGACATGCTGGGGATAGCGAACGCAAAGGTCGTTAGCAAGGGGAGATACGGGAGGACCAAGGTAGTGAGCCTGAGCGTCTCAGCCAAAAACCTCAAGGAAGCGCTGCAGGATGACGCACGGCTAGGGCCGCTTGTGGGCAGGTGA
- a CDS encoding MFS transporter, whose amino-acid sequence MSALISQVWRVNVATMLFFTMIQVVVPLIPRYALTISASPFLIGLAVSSISFTAIFLRPVSGFLSDAWLRSRLMLLGLALGSAAYLVLFISTDIYQVLIGRLLEGAGVALFVPSSMASAVDQAPEGKVGETLGWRSLMIGLGFTIGPALGGLLAETFGYTATFGITALLILLLVPLVLYREPRKEKVSLSVSIRGLSERHFVVAFISLVVYAVAWMGLLTFLSAYLKIIGYGDLQIGLFVSIQAISSLALRILAGKAADKNPALMTYLGLLLISSAFFLIALNQEPIYLYIDALIFGLGIGVFVPGSQTLALSHAHAGSRGFLSSIYTMGMDIGNMLGPLIFGAVVQASGSYQESFMIAPVLTFIAALVVLVPERFGRLKKN is encoded by the coding sequence GTGTCTGCATTGATCTCTCAGGTTTGGCGCGTCAACGTTGCCACAATGCTCTTCTTCACCATGATCCAGGTGGTCGTCCCGCTCATTCCGAGGTACGCACTCACCATCTCCGCGTCGCCTTTCCTGATCGGTCTAGCAGTCTCCTCGATTTCGTTCACTGCGATCTTCCTCCGACCGGTATCCGGTTTCCTGAGCGACGCGTGGTTGAGGTCTAGGCTGATGCTGCTGGGGCTTGCCTTAGGCTCCGCCGCCTACCTCGTCCTCTTCATTTCTACCGATATCTACCAGGTATTGATCGGGCGGCTCCTCGAGGGGGCGGGGGTTGCCCTATTCGTTCCCTCATCGATGGCGAGCGCGGTGGACCAGGCTCCAGAGGGTAAGGTGGGGGAGACCCTGGGGTGGAGGAGCCTGATGATCGGCCTCGGCTTCACTATAGGCCCCGCCCTTGGTGGCCTCCTCGCCGAGACCTTCGGCTACACCGCGACATTCGGTATAACCGCACTGCTGATCCTATTACTCGTCCCTCTAGTGCTCTACAGGGAGCCAAGAAAGGAGAAGGTCTCGCTCTCCGTCTCAATCAGGGGCCTTTCTGAGAGGCACTTCGTCGTCGCTTTCATCAGCCTAGTAGTGTACGCGGTTGCATGGATGGGCTTGCTTACCTTCCTCTCGGCTTACCTTAAGATTATTGGGTACGGCGACCTCCAGATCGGGCTCTTCGTCAGCATCCAGGCGATCTCGAGCCTCGCCCTGAGGATACTTGCAGGGAAGGCTGCCGACAAGAACCCTGCTCTGATGACCTACCTTGGACTCCTCCTGATCTCGTCCGCATTTTTCCTCATTGCGCTGAATCAGGAACCGATTTATCTCTACATCGATGCGCTGATCTTCGGTCTTGGGATAGGAGTCTTCGTTCCTGGGTCTCAGACGCTTGCGCTCAGTCATGCGCACGCCGGCAGTAGGGGGTTTCTCTCGAGCATATACACTATGGGGATGGACATAGGGAACATGCTGGGACCGCTGATATTCGGGGCTGTGGTCCAGGCTTCCGGTAGCTACCAAGAATCCTTCATGATTGCGCCCGTGCTCACCTTCATCGCAGCGCTGGTGGTGCTCGTTCCGGAACGGTTCGGGAGGCTTAAGAAAAATTAG
- a CDS encoding DEAD/DEAH box helicase family protein, translating to MLILRYEKGTVLSGNVRVPHSSWDSAAKSYRSLAIRYLEIIRYLQESGIKFQDRVMDPPPHADFRTEIVPRNYQVEALDAWLEAGMRGVVVLPTGSGKTVLGVLAIQEANCPAIVVVPTIDLMDQWRARLSNAFRTEVGAYGGGESVLKPLTVATYDTAYLRAEELGNRFPLIIFDEVHHLASPGYSQIAELYASPYRMGLTATYEREDGLHSRLPDLVGQKIYERRVSDMAGVHLANFRIERVQVDLPPTEAEEYIRAMSIYRSFVRSRGLRMRSPEDFKRLVMMSGMDPEAREALLSRMRAMEVALNSRSKIETLGRILEENRNERTLIFTHHNRLVYAISSAFLIPAITHETPKEERARILRKFREGAYIAVVTSRVLDEGIDVPEASLGIILSGTGSKREFIQRLGRLLRRSGDKEARLVEVVSRFTDESRISSRRRRGV from the coding sequence ATGTTGATCCTCCGTTATGAAAAGGGGACGGTACTATCCGGCAACGTCCGTGTCCCGCACTCGAGTTGGGACTCTGCCGCGAAATCTTACCGGAGCCTCGCAATCCGATACCTGGAGATCATCAGATACTTACAGGAGAGCGGAATCAAGTTCCAGGACAGGGTCATGGATCCTCCGCCCCACGCCGACTTCAGGACCGAGATCGTCCCTAGGAACTACCAGGTCGAGGCGCTCGACGCCTGGCTGGAGGCGGGGATGCGCGGTGTAGTGGTCCTTCCCACAGGATCGGGAAAGACTGTCCTTGGAGTGCTGGCCATCCAAGAGGCAAACTGCCCTGCGATAGTAGTGGTGCCAACCATCGATCTCATGGACCAGTGGAGGGCAAGGCTCTCTAACGCGTTCCGCACAGAGGTGGGTGCGTACGGCGGGGGCGAGTCTGTCCTAAAGCCGCTGACCGTTGCAACATACGACACTGCGTATCTAAGAGCCGAGGAACTCGGCAACAGGTTCCCGCTGATCATATTCGACGAGGTCCACCACCTCGCTTCGCCAGGGTACTCCCAGATAGCCGAGCTCTATGCGTCCCCTTATAGGATGGGGCTTACGGCGACCTACGAGAGGGAGGACGGCCTCCACAGCAGGCTTCCCGACCTGGTCGGTCAGAAGATCTACGAGAGGAGGGTCTCGGACATGGCTGGGGTTCACCTCGCCAACTTCCGCATCGAGCGAGTCCAAGTCGATCTACCGCCGACCGAGGCTGAGGAGTACATAAGGGCGATGAGTATCTACCGGAGCTTCGTCAGGAGCAGGGGGCTTCGGATGAGATCTCCCGAGGACTTTAAGCGCCTTGTAATGATGAGCGGGATGGATCCTGAGGCCAGGGAGGCGCTGCTCTCGAGGATGAGGGCAATGGAAGTCGCCCTCAACTCAAGGTCGAAGATAGAGACACTGGGGCGGATCCTCGAAGAGAACCGGAACGAGAGGACCCTCATCTTCACCCACCACAACCGGCTCGTGTACGCGATCAGCTCAGCCTTCCTGATCCCTGCGATTACCCACGAGACACCTAAGGAGGAGAGGGCTAGGATCCTTAGGAAGTTCAGGGAAGGCGCCTACATCGCCGTGGTCACATCCCGGGTCCTGGACGAGGGGATCGACGTGCCCGAGGCATCTCTCGGGATAATACTCAGCGGGACAGGGTCGAAGAGGGAGTTCATCCAGAGGCTAGGAAGGCTCCTGAGGAGGAGCGGAGACAAGGAGGCAAGGCTGGTCGAGGTAGTCTCGAGGTTCACCGACGAGTCCAGGATCAGCAGCAGGCGGAGGCGCGGCGTCTGA